One stretch of Gopherus flavomarginatus isolate rGopFla2 chromosome 2, rGopFla2.mat.asm, whole genome shotgun sequence DNA includes these proteins:
- the ADCYAP1 gene encoding pituitary adenylate cyclase-activating polypeptide isoform X1 → MCSKAILALLVYGIIMHCSVYCSPAAGFQYPALRISQEAPPHASEFLPFAFRARLEDEVYDEDGNTLQDFAFDNDPLGIANPSSMIDDMYTLYYPPEKRHADGIFNKAYRRVLGQLSARKYLHSLMAKRVGGASGLEDDSEPLSKRHSDGIFTDSYSRYRKQMAVKKYLAAVLGKRYKQRVKNKGRRVAYL, encoded by the exons ATGTGTAGCAAAGCGATCCTAGCACTACTGGTCTATGGGATAATAATGCACTGCAGCGTCTACTGCTCACCTGCTGCTGGATTTCAATACCCTGCGCTAAG GATTTCCCAGGAGGCACCGCCACATGCGTCTGAATTCTTGCCCTTTGCTTTCCGGGCTAGGCTGGAAGATGAAGTGTATGACGAGGATGGAAACACGCTGCAGGATTTCGCCTTTGACAACGACCCCCTTGGCATAGCAAACCCTTCCTCCATGATAGACGACATGTACACCCTGTACTACCCACCGGAAAAGAG GCACGCCGATGGGATATTTAACAAAGCCTACAGGAGAGTCCTGGGTCAACTATCCGCTAGGAAATACCTGCATTCTTTGATGGCCAAACGGGTCGG CGGTGCCAGTGGCCTGGAGGACGACTCGGAACCGCTCTCCAAACGGCACTCGGATGGCATCTTCACAGACAGCTACAGCCGCTACCGGAAACAAATGGCTGTCAAGAAATACTTGGCAGCGGTCCTGGGGAAAAGGTATAAACAAAGAGTTAAAAACAAAGGACGCCGAGTAGCGTATTTGTAG
- the ADCYAP1 gene encoding pituitary adenylate cyclase-activating polypeptide isoform X2 produces MCSKAILALLVYGIIMHCSVYCSPAAGFQYPALRLEDEVYDEDGNTLQDFAFDNDPLGIANPSSMIDDMYTLYYPPEKRHADGIFNKAYRRVLGQLSARKYLHSLMAKRVGGASGLEDDSEPLSKRHSDGIFTDSYSRYRKQMAVKKYLAAVLGKRYKQRVKNKGRRVAYL; encoded by the exons ATGTGTAGCAAAGCGATCCTAGCACTACTGGTCTATGGGATAATAATGCACTGCAGCGTCTACTGCTCACCTGCTGCTGGATTTCAATACCCTGCGCTAAG GCTGGAAGATGAAGTGTATGACGAGGATGGAAACACGCTGCAGGATTTCGCCTTTGACAACGACCCCCTTGGCATAGCAAACCCTTCCTCCATGATAGACGACATGTACACCCTGTACTACCCACCGGAAAAGAG GCACGCCGATGGGATATTTAACAAAGCCTACAGGAGAGTCCTGGGTCAACTATCCGCTAGGAAATACCTGCATTCTTTGATGGCCAAACGGGTCGG CGGTGCCAGTGGCCTGGAGGACGACTCGGAACCGCTCTCCAAACGGCACTCGGATGGCATCTTCACAGACAGCTACAGCCGCTACCGGAAACAAATGGCTGTCAAGAAATACTTGGCAGCGGTCCTGGGGAAAAGGTATAAACAAAGAGTTAAAAACAAAGGACGCCGAGTAGCGTATTTGTAG